From the Rhodococcus sp. NBC_00297 genome, one window contains:
- the recA gene encoding recombinase RecA: MAAAAYDRDKALDLALAQIDKNFGKGSVMRLGDEARVPIAVIPTGSIALDVALGIGGLPRGRIVEVYGPESSGKTTVALHAVANAQAAGGIAAFIDAEHALDPDYAAKLGVDTDALLVSQPDTGEQALEIADMLIRSGAIDILVVDSVAALVPRAEIEGEMGDSHVGLQARLMSQALRKITGAISSSGTTVIFINQLREKIGVMFGSPETTTGGKALKFYASVRLDIRRIETLKDGTDAVGNRTRVKVVKNKVSPPFKQAEFDILYGKGISKEGSLIDMGVEHGFVRKSGSWFTYEGDQLGQGKENARKFLLENTDIRDEIEKKIKEKLGIGADVRTPDEAVAAPVDF; this comes from the coding sequence ATGGCTGCAGCTGCATACGATCGGGACAAGGCGCTCGATCTCGCGCTCGCGCAGATCGACAAGAACTTCGGCAAGGGGTCGGTCATGCGTCTCGGCGACGAGGCCCGTGTGCCCATCGCCGTCATCCCCACGGGTTCGATCGCGTTGGACGTCGCGCTCGGCATCGGCGGACTCCCGCGCGGCCGCATCGTCGAGGTCTACGGCCCGGAGTCCTCGGGTAAGACGACGGTCGCGCTCCACGCGGTCGCCAACGCACAGGCCGCCGGCGGCATCGCCGCGTTCATCGACGCGGAGCACGCCCTCGATCCGGACTACGCCGCCAAGCTCGGTGTCGACACCGACGCGCTGCTGGTCTCCCAGCCGGACACCGGTGAGCAGGCGCTCGAGATCGCGGACATGCTGATCCGGTCCGGTGCCATCGACATCCTGGTCGTCGACTCCGTGGCAGCCCTGGTTCCCCGTGCCGAGATCGAGGGCGAGATGGGTGACAGTCACGTCGGTCTGCAGGCCCGCCTGATGAGCCAGGCCCTGCGCAAGATCACCGGCGCCATCAGTTCGTCCGGCACCACGGTCATCTTCATTAACCAGCTGCGCGAGAAGATCGGCGTCATGTTCGGCTCGCCCGAGACCACGACGGGCGGTAAGGCGCTGAAGTTCTACGCATCGGTGCGCCTGGACATCCGTCGTATCGAGACGCTCAAGGACGGAACCGACGCAGTCGGTAACCGCACCCGCGTCAAGGTGGTCAAGAACAAGGTGTCGCCGCCGTTCAAGCAGGCCGAGTTCGACATCCTGTACGGCAAGGGCATCAGCAAGGAAGGCTCGCTCATCGACATGGGTGTCGAGCACGGCTTCGTGCGCAAGTCCGGCTCCTGGTTCACCTACGAGGGTGATCAGCTGGGCCAGGGCAAGGAGAACGCACGCAAGTTCCTGCTCGAGAACACCGACATCCGTGACGAGATCGAGAAGAAGATCAAGGAGAAGCTCGGCATCGGTGCAGACGTGCGTACGCCCGACGAGGCCGTCGCTGCTCCGGTCGACTTCTGA